From Deltaproteobacteria bacterium CG11_big_fil_rev_8_21_14_0_20_42_23, the proteins below share one genomic window:
- a CDS encoding phage tail protein — protein MARRRGGLIALVIGGTKFRAKGNFTYNLGHPKKEAVVGSDSVHGYKEMPQVPFIEGAFTDDVDLDVKNALLALSDVTVTLSLANSKIILLREAWYAGDGNITTEEGEIEVRFEGTSAEEITA, from the coding sequence ATGGCTCGTCGTCGAGGTGGTTTGATTGCCTTAGTTATAGGTGGAACAAAATTTAGAGCGAAAGGAAATTTTACCTATAATCTTGGTCATCCCAAAAAAGAAGCGGTAGTAGGTTCTGATAGCGTTCATGGTTATAAAGAAATGCCCCAGGTTCCTTTCATTGAAGGAGCTTTTACCGATGATGTTGATCTTGATGTAAAGAATGCTCTTCTTGCTTTAAGTGATGTAACGGTGACGCTTAGTCTTGCGAATAGCAAAATCATTCTCCTGCGTGAAGCTTGGTATGCTGGTGATGGGAATATTACGACTGAAGAAGGTGAAATCGAAGTACGTTTTGAAGGAACATCTGCTGAAGAAATTACAGCTTAG
- a CDS encoding phage tail protein: MTISFNEIPANQRVPFVYVEFDNTNAQQGPSIQPYKILAIGQKLVAGTDAALTFSHITSAGQARKKYGPGSHLAQMCEKILDNNKSTELLAVPLADDGAAIQAVWQIDIGGVPTEAGLLNVYIAGRRYRVSVATTDTPTDVAAALQAAIAADADAVVTAVVNGVDDTIVDLTAKNGGELGNEIDIRLNYFDGEKLPAGLTADIVDMAVGAGNPDVSLVINLLAETQYNIIAFPYTDAANLTAMETELTDRWGPLRQNEGIALSAKRDIFGGLTALGNSRNSHLVSIMTIEGPNSPWEWVGAMAGRIALAAQRDPARPFQTLQLLKLLPPKETEQFTRQERNQLLENGISTYFVDDGGNVRIERMITTFKTNVFGAPDISFLNVNTVLTLSYLRFDFRNTFLLKFPNHKLANDGVNYGPGQAIVTPKIAKAEAVAKFRQWEELGLVENIDQFKRDLIVERNVGDPDRLDILLPPDLINQLRVTGVQIQFLL, from the coding sequence ATGACTATTAGCTTTAACGAGATACCAGCAAACCAACGAGTGCCATTTGTTTATGTTGAATTTGATAATACAAATGCACAGCAAGGGCCTTCTATTCAACCTTATAAAATTCTCGCTATAGGTCAAAAACTTGTTGCTGGAACTGATGCAGCTTTGACGTTTTCTCATATTACGAGTGCAGGACAAGCTAGAAAAAAATATGGGCCAGGTTCGCATCTTGCTCAAATGTGTGAGAAAATTTTAGATAATAACAAATCTACGGAACTTTTGGCTGTACCTCTTGCAGATGATGGAGCTGCTATTCAAGCTGTTTGGCAAATAGATATTGGCGGTGTTCCAACTGAAGCAGGTCTTTTGAATGTTTATATAGCAGGTCGTCGCTATCGTGTTTCAGTTGCTACAACCGATACCCCAACTGACGTTGCTGCTGCGCTTCAAGCTGCTATTGCTGCTGATGCCGACGCTGTTGTTACTGCTGTTGTAAACGGAGTTGACGATACGATAGTTGATCTCACCGCAAAAAATGGTGGTGAGCTTGGAAATGAAATTGATATTCGTTTAAATTATTTTGATGGTGAAAAACTTCCTGCTGGTCTTACTGCTGATATTGTTGACATGGCTGTTGGTGCAGGCAATCCTGATGTTAGTCTTGTTATCAACCTACTTGCAGAAACACAGTATAATATTATTGCTTTCCCATACACAGATGCAGCGAACTTAACGGCAATGGAAACTGAGTTGACTGATCGTTGGGGGCCATTACGTCAAAATGAAGGCATAGCGCTTAGTGCTAAACGAGATATTTTTGGTGGTCTTACAGCACTTGGGAATAGCAGAAACAGTCATCTTGTTTCTATTATGACCATAGAAGGACCAAACTCCCCTTGGGAATGGGTTGGTGCAATGGCTGGACGAATTGCACTTGCAGCACAGCGAGACCCTGCTCGACCCTTTCAGACTTTGCAATTATTAAAACTGCTTCCGCCAAAAGAAACAGAGCAGTTTACACGCCAGGAACGTAATCAACTCCTTGAAAATGGAATCAGTACTTATTTCGTTGATGATGGTGGAAATGTCCGTATTGAACGGATGATTACAACATTCAAAACGAATGTCTTTGGTGCACCAGATATTAGTTTCTTGAATGTGAATACAGTGCTCACGCTTTCATATCTTCGTTTTGATTTTAGGAATACTTTCTTGCTGAAATTTCCGAATCATAAACTTGCAAATGACGGTGTGAATTATGGCCCTGGACAGGCAATTGTAACACCTAAAATTGCAAAGGCTGAAGCTGTCGCAAAGTTTAGACAATGGGAAGAACTGGGTTTGGTAGAAAATATTGACCAATTTAAGCGTGATTTAATCGTTGAAAGAAATGTTGGTGATCCTGATCGGCTCGACATCCTCTTGCCACCTGATCTGATTAACCAATTACGTGTCACCGGAGTACAAATTCAATTTTTACTCTAA